The genomic segment CTCGGCCTCGGGGATCATGGCGCCGACGTCGGCGGCCTCCAGGAGGGCGAGCGACAACCGGGTCGTGCGGCCCGGCGCCCACCTCCGGACCGCGGTGGCGAGGTCGTCGGCCGCCGGTGATCCCACGGCCCGGAGCGCGGCCAGCGCCCCGGCCAGCAGGTCGTCGCCCGCCGGTGTGAGGCCGCTCCCCCGGCCGACCAGGGCCGCCACGGCCGCGTCGATATCCCCGCTCCTCAAAGCTTCGGCCAGGCGATCGACGGCGTCGGCGGGCAGCAAGGGGTCCTCACCGGGCCGTCGCCGCAGCTCGGTTGCGAGGAGCTCCAGCGCCGCGGGCTCGACCGGGCCGACCCGCACCCGGGGATCGAACCACGATCCGGGGGCGATGTGGCCCTCGCCGACCGCCAGGTCGGGGCCGACGGGCGGCCGACCGCCGGGACCGAGCACCACCGCGCAGGGCAACCGCACCCCGCCGGCCGCCACCACCGCCAGGAAGCGGCCGTCGACGTCGAGGTAGGTGGCCATCGGGCCGGTCGCCACGATCTCCGCCCGCCGCACCGGTCCGACCAGCAGGTCGCGCACCAGCACGCTCGCGCTCGTCACCGCCGCGGTGGAAGTCCTCAAGTACCGAAGCGTAGGGCGTCGTCCCGGTTCAGGCGTCGCCGGTGTCGCCGACGTCGACCACGGCGGCGACGGGACCTCCACCCGAGGGGCCCTGGTGCAGGGCGGCCACCGAGACGAACACCGCCGGATCGCCGGTAGCCGCGGCGGCGACGCCCCCGACCGCACCCTTGATGTGGCGGTGGTGGTGGACGTCGGAGTCGTCGAGGGCGACCTGACGGCGGCCCCGCAGCCGGCCGGTCGGGTCGGCCTCGCACTTCATGAACACGTTGACGAGCCGGTCGCCGAGGTCGGCCGCGACGGGACGGGCGGGCAGGTCGAGCCCGGCGGCCCGGATGGCGGCGTAGATCCCGTCGGCGTCGAGGGCGTCGCGCATCACCGAGTGCCCGATCCGGAAGCGGCCGCCGATCCCGGAGGCGTTGCCCACGACGACGATCTGGGCCCGGTCGAGCTCGACCCCCGAGGAGCACGAGGCCACGCTCGAGTACAGCGAGAGGTCGTGGCCGATCTGGTCGGCGGTGGGGGTGTCGATCTCGCCGAGGGCGACGGCGATGCCGAGCGCCGTGGTGCCGTTGGAGAGGTTCATCGACTCGAGCGGCTCGTCGGTCACGGTGGCGGCGCCGCGGGCCCGGGCCTCCTCGATGGTGGCCATCGTGAGGAGGGGTGTCTTCGTCTGCACGTAGTGGACCTCGGCCGGGTCGTCGATGCCCGCCTCTGCGACCGCCCGGCGCACGCCCTCGGCCACGGTCGCCACCATCTCGGGCCGGCCGATGTGCTCGGGGAGGATGACGTCGCTCATCGCCACACCCACCGACAGGCGCGGCTCCGAGCCGGAGGCCTCGCCGGGCACCCGGGCGAACACGGTGGCGTGCGGCGTGAGGACCCCGTCGGTGCCCCCCGACCACACCATCGGCACCTGCTCGACCTCGGCCCGGCTGCGGGTGCCCCGGTCGAGCAGCACACCGCGGAAGGCCTGGTCGGCCAGGATCCGGGTGAAGTCGTTGACGCCGCCGTTGCCCTCGGTCTTCCCGACCACCGCGACCACCTCGTCCGCGGCGAACGCTCCCGCCTCGATCAGCCCGACCAGCCCCGCGGCGTCGGACACGCTCTCGAGAACGACCTTGTGGACCACGAACGGCACGGCGGGGCTCCTGTCGGTGCAGTGGGTCTGGTCTGCCGGCGCCGAGGTTAGGTCGCCGCGCCAGACGCCCTGGATCGCCGGATCGGCCACCTTGCACAAAAACGAGAACGTGTTACATTTGCCACATCTGATTTGACGTCAGATAGTGGGCTAACTGGGCAATGAACGAGCGGGGGAGCACGCTGCAGCGCCGCGGCTATCACCTCGCCGTACACGGCCAATAGATCATCACATCGGCGCGCGTCTGCGCTGGTGAACCTTGGTGTACTCGGTCAACGGTGGCCAGGGTCGCTGCTGAGGCGCGCTCGAACGGGGGGAACGAACGTGCCTGGAGAACGTCAAACCATCGCGCCTGAAAACGGACTATCGCGGCGCGGTTTCATCGCCGGGATGGCCGCCGGTGGCGCCGCCACGGCGGCAACCGCGCTCGGCTGGTCGCCGGCCTTCACGGTGCCCGCCGGCGCGGCCGCCGCCACGCTGCCGACACCGCCGAGCTTCCCGGCGGGCATCCCGCTCTACCAGCAGGCGTTCGAGAACTGGGCCAAGGAGATCGTGGTCGACGCGGTGTGGACCTGCGCGCCGGCCAACGCCGACGACGTCGTCACCATCTGCAACTGGGCCCGAACGCAGGGCTACAAGGTGCGGCCCCGTGGCGCCATGCACAACTGGTCGCCGCTCACGATCGTCAACGGCGCCGACCTGTCGCACGTGCTGCTCGTCGACACCACCAAGAACCTCAAGACCATCACCGTCAGCGCCGGCTCGTCGCCGGCCACGGTGACCGCCCAGGCCGGCGCCACCATGGAGGCGATCCTCACCGCGCTCCAGGCCCAGAACCTGGGCATGGCCGGCGTGCCCGCCATCGGCAACCTGACCCTGGGTGGCGCGCTCGCCATCGACGCCCACGGCGCCTCGCTGCCCCGCAACGGCGAGACGCTCACGTCGGGCCACACCTACGGCTCGCTCAGCAACCTCGTCACCTCGCTGACCGCCGTGGTGTGGAACGCCTCCCAGAACCAGTACGTGCTCAAGACGTTCAGCCGGTCCGATCCCGAGATCAAGGCGTTCCTCACCCACCTCGGGCGGGCGTTCCTCACGTCCGCGACGCTGCAGGTCGGAGCCAACTACCGGCTGCGTTGCCAGACTTGGTACAACATCCCGACCGCCGAGCTGTTCGCCCCACAGGGGTCGGGCGGGCGGACGTTCACCAGCTACCTGAACAGCGCCGGGCGGGTCGAGGCGATCTGGTTCCCGTTCACCGACACGCCGTGGCTGAAGGTGTGGACACCGACGCCGTCGAAGCCGTTCTTCGCCCGGCAGGTCAGCAGCCCGTACAACTACTCCTTCTCCGACCAGATCCCCGACGAGTTCGAGGACTTCCTCTCCGACCTGGCCGTGGGCAACACGTCGGGGACGCCATCGTTCGGCGGGCTGCAGCTGTTCCTCGTGCAGAGCGGCATCGTCTTCACCAGCACCTGGGACATCTGGGGCTGGTCGAAGGACCTCCTGCTCTACGTGCGGCCCACCACGCTGCGGTACTCGGAGAACGGGACGATGGTGCTGACCAACCGCAGCAACGTCCAACGGGTGCTCAACGAGTTCTCGGTCTGGTACAAGGCCCGGCTGGCCTTCTACCAGGCCCAGGGCAAGTTCCCGGTGAACGGACCGGTGGAGATCCGCTGCTCGGGGCTCGACCGTCCGGGCGACGTGAAGGTGCCGTCGTCGGGGTCGCCCCAGCTGTCGGCCTGCCGGCCCCGGGGTGACCGCCCGGAGTGGGACACCGCGGTGTGGTTCGACGTCCTGACGATCCACGGCACGCCCGACTCGATCAGCTTCTACCGCGACATGGAGCAGTGGATGCTCGGCAACTACTCGGGGTCGTACGCCACCGTGCGGGCGGAGTGGTCGAAGGGGTGGGCGTACTCGACGTCGTCGGCCTGGGCCGACCCGACCCTGCTGGGGACCACCATCCCCAACGCCTACCGGACCGGCCAGCCCGCCGGCGACAACTGGGACACCGCCCGGGCCACCCTCAACGCCTACGACCCCCACCGCCTCTTCAGCAACGGCTTCATCGACACGCTGCTGCCGTGAGACCCACCCGAGCCGACGCCCCCTGCGTCGTCAGGGGGCGTCGGCTCGGGACCGACACCTCGACGCCGCCGCGGCCGGTTCGGGAACCTTCACAACAATGTTGACTGGATTTGTCGCATTTCGTACTGTCCACCGGTGAGGTCGGAATGCCGACCATTCACATCACCAATGGGCAGAAGGACAGGCCACGATGAAGTACCGCTCGCGGGCAGCGCTCGCGCTCGCCGCAGTCAGCCTCCTGGGTGTCGTCGCATGCGGCGGTGACGACGACGACTCCACCTCCGGCGACGGGGGTGGCGGAGGCGAGAGCACGACCTTGTCGATCGTCGGTTTCGCCGTCCCCGAAGCCGCCAACAAGGCCATCGCCGACGAGTGGGCCAAGACGCCCGAGGGCGAGAACGTCGAGTTCAAGACCTCGTACGGGGCGTCGGGCGACCAGAGCCGCGCCGTCGTCGACGGGCTCGACGCCGACTACGTCCACTTCTCGGTCGCCAGCGACGTGACCCGCCTGGTCGACGAGGGCCTGGTCGCCGAGGACTGGGACCAAGGTGACAACAAGGGCGTCGTGTCGTCGTCGATCGTCGTGTTCGGCGTGCGCGAGGGCAACCCGAAGAACATCCAGACCTGGGACGACCTGGTGAAGCCCGGCGTCGAGATCGTGACGGCCAACCCCGCGTCGTCGGGTGCGGCCCGCTGGAACGCCCTCGCCGCCTGGGGCCAGGTGATCGAGGCCGGCGGCAGCGAGGCCGACGCCGAGGCCTACGTCGACAAGTTCGTCGACAACGTGGTGTCCCTGACCGCCAGCGGCCGCGACACCACCACGGCGTTCCTCGGCGGCACCGGCGACGTGGCGATGCTGTACGAGAACGAGGCGATCCTCGCCAAGCAGAGCGGCGAGACCGACTTCGAGTACATCATCCCCGACACCACGATCCTCATCGAGAACCCGGGTGCCGTCCTCACCGACGCCGACCCGAAGGCGCAGGAGTGGCTCGACTTCGTCCTCAGCGAGGACGGCCAGCGGCAGTTCGCCCTCAAGGGCTTCCGCCCGATCGTGGACCTGGACGTCGACGAGGTCGAGGGCGCCAACGACCCCGGCGACCCGTTCCCCGAGGTCGAGAACCTGCTGACCGTCGCCGACGACTTCGAGAGCTGGGATGCGCTCTCCACGAAGTTCTTCGACGAGGAGGACGGCATCGTGACCAAGGCGATCCTCGAATCAGGGAAGTCTGAGTGACAGCAGCAGTCGTCACCCCGGGCCGGCCGGCGCGCGAGCGCCGGTCGGCCCGCGGGCGGCCCCTCACGCCCGTCTCGGGCCTGGGCCTCGGCGTCGCCATGCTGTGGTTCAGCCTCCTGGTGCTGATCCCCCTGTCCGCGGTCGTGGCCACCGCCGGGGAGGGCGGCTGGAGCGGCTTCTGGCGCACGGTCACCAACGAGCAGACCGCCGCCGCCATCCGGCTCACCGTGGGCGTGGCGCTGCTCGTCACCGTGGTGAACGTGGTGATGGGCACGCTCATCGCCTGGGTGCTGGTGCGCGACCAGTTCTTCGGGAAGCGCTTCCTGGAGGTCCTGATCGACATCCCGTTCGCCCTGCCGACGATCGTGGCCGGCCTGGTGCTGCTGTCGCTCTACGGGCCCGAGTCCCCCCTCGGTGTCGACGTGGCCAACACCCGGGTAGCCGTGTTCCTCGCCTTCCTGTTCGTGACGCTGCCGTTCGTCGTGCGCATGGTCCAGCCCGTTCTCCAGGAGCTCGACCGGGAGGTCGAGGAGGCGGCGGCGTCGCTCGGCGCGAGCCGGTTCACCACCTTCCGCCGCATCGTCCTGCCCAGCCTCACGCCGGCGATCGCGGCCGGCGCGGCGCTGTCGTTCGCCCGCGGCGTCAGCGAGTACGGGTCGCTGGTGCTGCTGTCGGGCAACCTGCCGTTCAAGACCGAGGTCGCCTCCGTGCGGATCCTCATCAGCATCGAGGGCGACAACACCGCCGGCGCCGCGGCCACGGCGACGGTGCTGCTGGTGATCTCGCTGTTCACGATCGTGGCGCTCGACCTCATCCAGCGCCGGGTGGCGAACCGTGGGTAAGTACGTCCTGCGCTTCGTCGCCGCCGCGTACCTGCTGCTCCTGGTGGCGTGGCCGGTGTCGCTGGTGGCCAAGAACACGTTCGCCGACGGCTTCACCGAGCTCCGGTCGATCCTCGAGGACCCGGACGTCACCCACGCCCTGCAGCTCACCGTGCAGGTGGCGATCGCGGCGGTGGTGATCAACACCGTCTTCGGCGTGGGCATCTCGATCCTGCTGGTGCGCTACGAGTTCCCGGGCAAACGGCTGCTGAGCCCGCTGATCGACCTGCCGCTGTCGGTGTCGCCGGTGGTGGTGGGCCTCGCCCTCATCCTGGTCTACGGCGGCCGCGACGGCTGGTTCGGGCCGACCCTCGAGGACGCCGGCTTCCAGATCATCTTCGCCACCCCCGGCATCGTGCTGGCCACGACGTTCGTGGCCCTGCCCCTGGTGATCCGGGAGGTGGTGCCGGTGCTGGAGGAGGTCGGCATCGAGCAGGAGCAGGCCGCCCAGAGCCTCGGCGCCAACGCGCTGCAGACGTTCCGGCGCATCACCCTCCCGTCGATCCGCTGGGCGGTCGTCTACGGCGTCGTGCTCAGCCTGGCCCGCTCCCTCGGCGAGTTCGGGGCGGTCAAGGTCGTGTCGGGCAACGTGCTCGGCGAGACCCGCACGGCGACGCTCGTGGTCGAGGAGAAGTACCTGAACTTCGATCGGGGCGGCGCCTACGCCACGGCGTTCCTCCTGGCGATCGTCTCGGTCGCCTGCATAGTGGTGGTGTCGATCATCCGTCCCAAGGAGGGCAGCGAATGAGCATCGAGATCACCGGTGTCGGGAAGCGGTTCGGCGATTTCGTCGCCCTCGAGGACGTCTCCCTCAGCATCCCGACCGGTCAGCTCACCGCGCTGCTGGGGCCCAGCGGCGGCGGCAAGTCGACGCTGCTGCGCATCATCGCCGGCCTCGAGCACGCCGACGACGGGCGGGTGGAGATCGAGGACATGGACGCCACCCACCTGCCGCCCCAGAAGCGCAACGTCGGGTTCGTGTTCCAGCACTACGCCGCGTTCAAGCACCTGTCCGTGTTCCGCAACGTCGCCTTCGGACTGGAGATCCGCAAGCGCCCGAAGGCCGAGATCCGGGAGCGGGTGCAGGAGCTGCTCGAGCTCGT from the Acidimicrobiales bacterium genome contains:
- a CDS encoding sulfate ABC transporter permease subunit, producing MGKYVLRFVAAAYLLLLVAWPVSLVAKNTFADGFTELRSILEDPDVTHALQLTVQVAIAAVVINTVFGVGISILLVRYEFPGKRLLSPLIDLPLSVSPVVVGLALILVYGGRDGWFGPTLEDAGFQIIFATPGIVLATTFVALPLVIREVVPVLEEVGIEQEQAAQSLGANALQTFRRITLPSIRWAVVYGVVLSLARSLGEFGAVKVVSGNVLGETRTATLVVEEKYLNFDRGGAYATAFLLAIVSVACIVVVSIIRPKEGSE
- a CDS encoding cholesterol oxidase substrate-binding domain-containing protein, whose product is MAAGGAATAATALGWSPAFTVPAGAAAATLPTPPSFPAGIPLYQQAFENWAKEIVVDAVWTCAPANADDVVTICNWARTQGYKVRPRGAMHNWSPLTIVNGADLSHVLLVDTTKNLKTITVSAGSSPATVTAQAGATMEAILTALQAQNLGMAGVPAIGNLTLGGALAIDAHGASLPRNGETLTSGHTYGSLSNLVTSLTAVVWNASQNQYVLKTFSRSDPEIKAFLTHLGRAFLTSATLQVGANYRLRCQTWYNIPTAELFAPQGSGGRTFTSYLNSAGRVEAIWFPFTDTPWLKVWTPTPSKPFFARQVSSPYNYSFSDQIPDEFEDFLSDLAVGNTSGTPSFGGLQLFLVQSGIVFTSTWDIWGWSKDLLLYVRPTTLRYSENGTMVLTNRSNVQRVLNEFSVWYKARLAFYQAQGKFPVNGPVEIRCSGLDRPGDVKVPSSGSPQLSACRPRGDRPEWDTAVWFDVLTIHGTPDSISFYRDMEQWMLGNYSGSYATVRAEWSKGWAYSTSSAWADPTLLGTTIPNAYRTGQPAGDNWDTARATLNAYDPHRLFSNGFIDTLLP
- a CDS encoding ring-opening amidohydrolase translates to MPFVVHKVVLESVSDAAGLVGLIEAGAFAADEVVAVVGKTEGNGGVNDFTRILADQAFRGVLLDRGTRSRAEVEQVPMVWSGGTDGVLTPHATVFARVPGEASGSEPRLSVGVAMSDVILPEHIGRPEMVATVAEGVRRAVAEAGIDDPAEVHYVQTKTPLLTMATIEEARARGAATVTDEPLESMNLSNGTTALGIAVALGEIDTPTADQIGHDLSLYSSVASCSSGVELDRAQIVVVGNASGIGGRFRIGHSVMRDALDADGIYAAIRAAGLDLPARPVAADLGDRLVNVFMKCEADPTGRLRGRRQVALDDSDVHHHRHIKGAVGGVAAAATGDPAVFVSVAALHQGPSGGGPVAAVVDVGDTGDA
- a CDS encoding sulfate ABC transporter substrate-binding protein, producing the protein MKYRSRAALALAAVSLLGVVACGGDDDDSTSGDGGGGGESTTLSIVGFAVPEAANKAIADEWAKTPEGENVEFKTSYGASGDQSRAVVDGLDADYVHFSVASDVTRLVDEGLVAEDWDQGDNKGVVSSSIVVFGVREGNPKNIQTWDDLVKPGVEIVTANPASSGAARWNALAAWGQVIEAGGSEADAEAYVDKFVDNVVSLTASGRDTTTAFLGGTGDVAMLYENEAILAKQSGETDFEYIIPDTTILIENPGAVLTDADPKAQEWLDFVLSEDGQRQFALKGFRPIVDLDVDEVEGANDPGDPFPEVENLLTVADDFESWDALSTKFFDEEDGIVTKAILESGKSE
- a CDS encoding DUF2877 domain-containing protein; translation: MRTSTAAVTSASVLVRDLLVGPVRRAEIVATGPMATYLDVDGRFLAVVAAGGVRLPCAVVLGPGGRPPVGPDLAVGEGHIAPGSWFDPRVRVGPVEPAALELLATELRRRPGEDPLLPADAVDRLAEALRSGDIDAAVAALVGRGSGLTPAGDDLLAGALAALRAVGSPAADDLATAVRRWAPGRTTRLSLALLEAADVGAMIPEAEAVLRAVRADDERFEPALDRLLGVGHTSGWHLAAGLTVGLAA
- the cysT gene encoding sulfate ABC transporter permease subunit CysT, which gives rise to MTAAVVTPGRPARERRSARGRPLTPVSGLGLGVAMLWFSLLVLIPLSAVVATAGEGGWSGFWRTVTNEQTAAAIRLTVGVALLVTVVNVVMGTLIAWVLVRDQFFGKRFLEVLIDIPFALPTIVAGLVLLSLYGPESPLGVDVANTRVAVFLAFLFVTLPFVVRMVQPVLQELDREVEEAAASLGASRFTTFRRIVLPSLTPAIAAGAALSFARGVSEYGSLVLLSGNLPFKTEVASVRILISIEGDNTAGAAATATVLLVISLFTIVALDLIQRRVANRG